Proteins found in one Vicia villosa cultivar HV-30 ecotype Madison, WI unplaced genomic scaffold, Vvil1.0 ctg.000262F_1_1_1, whole genome shotgun sequence genomic segment:
- the LOC131626128 gene encoding protein BONZAI 3-like produces MGACFSDMKGAKQAVGAQQASTTNDNDAVDFFYTAQGFQPLFTQLQLSLSASNLLDLDIASKSDPMVVVYAKKGDGKLEELGRTEVIMNSLNPEWIEKINIAFHFEIVQPLVFHVYDIDTTYHGVPTKTLKLNEQEFLGEATCTLSEIVTKPSKSLTLKLQSKSENHGQRNQGAITIHAEETVAAKSAVKIIFHCSHLDNKDRFSKSDPFLRISRVVETGGSVPICKTEVIDNNLNPKWKPLCLSIQQFGSKDNPLVIECFDFNSSGNHVLIGKMQKSVADLEKLYQEKKGANFVMPSKHHGQEKVLKGQLFVDQYCEKEQFSFIDYISSGFELNFMVAVDFTASNGNPQQPDSLHYISGSGQLNSYQKAIMEVGEVIQFYDSDKRFPAWGFGGKIPGGTVSHCFNLNGNPASSEVVGVEGIMEAYASALHTVRLSGPTLFGPVINMAAHMAAESLSSNNSTKYYVLLIITDGVVTDLQESINAVVNASDLPLSILIVGVGNADFTSMEILDADNGRRLESSTGRVATRDLVQFVPMREVHSGQISVVQALLEELPNQFLTLMRSRDVKPLTSYFPHVASSTQ; encoded by the exons aTGGGAGCGTGTTTCTCAGACATGAAAGGAGCTAAACAAGCTGTGGGAGCTCAACAAGCCTCAACCACCAATGACAATGACGCTGTTGATTTCTTCTACACCGCTCAAGGTTTTCAGCCATTGTTTACGCAACTTCAG TTATCTCTTTCAGCAAGTAACTTACTTGATCTGGACATTGCATCAAAG AGTGATCCTATGGTTGTGGTATATGCAAAGAAAGGAGATGGAAAATTGGAAGAATTGGGACGCACAGAAGTCATAATGAATTCTTTGAATCCTGAATGgatagaaaaaattaatattgcatttcattttgaGATTGTGCAACCACTTGTATTTCATGTATATGACATTGACACAACATATCATGGTGTTCCCACGAAGACACTCAAACTGAATGAACAAGAGTTCCTTGGAGAGGCTACTTGCACTTTATCAGAG ATAGTGACCAAACCAAGCAAGAGTTTAACCTTAAAGCTTCAAAGCAAAAGCGAGAACCATGGTCAAAGAAATCAAGGGGCGATTACCATTCATGCTGAGGAGACTGTTGCTGCAAAGAGTGCTGTTAAGATTATCTTTCATTGTTCTCACTTAGATAACAAAGACAGATTTTCTAAAAGT GATCCTTTTCTAAGAATATCAAGAGTGGTGGAAACTGGAGGTTCTGTTCCTATTTGCAAGACTGAAGTTATAGATAACAACTTAAATCCAAAATGGAAACCACTTTGTCTTAGTATCCAGCAGTTTGGAAGTAAA GACAATCCATTAGTTATAGAGTGTTTTGATTTCAATAGTAGTGGCAATCATGTACTGATCGG TAAAATGCAGAAATCAGTAGCAGATCTGGAAAAGTTATACCAAGAGAAGAAAGGCGCCAATTTTGTTATGCCATCCAAACACCATGGACAAGAGAAG GTTCTGAAGGGTCAACTCTTTGTGGATCAATATTGTGAAAAGGAACAATTCAGCTTTATTGATTACATATCTAGTGGATTTGAGCTAAACTTTATGGTTGCAGTAGACTTCACTG CTTCCAATGGAAATCCTCAACAGCCAGATTCTTTGCATTACATCAGTGGATCCGGTCAGTTAAATTCATATCAAAAG GCTATAATGGAAGTTGGAGAAGTTATTCAGTTTTATGATTCTGATAAGCGGTTTCCTGCTTGGGGATTTGGAGGCAAGATACCCGGTGGTACCGTATCTCACTGTTTTAATCTGAATGGGAATCCAGCTAGCTCTGAG GTGGTAGGAGTTGAAGGCATAATGGAGGCTTATGCTAGTGCTTTACACACAGTCCGCCTATCAGGACCAACTTTATTTGGCCCAGTAATCAACATGGCTGCACATATGGCTGCTGAGTCCCTTTCATCGAATAACAGCACTAAATACTATGTATTGCTTATCATAACG GATGGAGTTGTTACGGATCTTCAAGAATCAATAAATGCTGTGGTTAATGCATCTGATCTTCCCTTGTCGATTCTTATAGTTGGTGTTGGAAACGCTGATTTCACGAGCATGGAG ATACTTGATGCTGATAATGGACGTCGCTTAGAAAGTTCTACTGGCCGTGTAGCTACACGAGATTTAGTGCAGTTTGTCCCCATGAGAGAAGTACACT CTGGACAAATCTCTGTTGTGCAAGCTCTTTTGGAGGAACTACCTAATCAATTTTTGACTCTCATGCGGAGTAGAGATGTGAAACCACTCACTTCCTATTTCCCTCATGTTGCATCCTCTACTCAATAG